One Hemitrygon akajei chromosome 11, sHemAka1.3, whole genome shotgun sequence DNA segment encodes these proteins:
- the prune gene encoding exopolyphosphatase PRUNE1, translating to MEAVLRSARAAFELRGSSAPGVHVVMGNEACDLDSMVSAIAFAYFLTKTSLKPKTVIVPILNIPRSEFPLRGECTFLLREGQISEELLTFRDEIDLHSLHREGRLTLTLVDHNVLPRGDAVLENGVTEVIDHRPLERPCFSGCVVTSEPVGSCTTLVTERIVQRAPDILDKQLAFLLRSTIVLDCINMAPAAGKVTPKDSEYVAQLESRFHHLPPRATIFDALQKAKFDVSGLTTEQMLRKDLKVVFGGDLRLAISAVYLTLEDFLARPCVKKELEEFCQMKGYDVLVTMTISFNEEKEPSRQLAIYSPCSHLRELVSCVLEKSEAPSLQLLPMYSPSSEISAYSQGNRLASRKKVLPIIERWLKAWETEGATGMLECRGWGNSSDASRTEDTCQDEDLPLPPTPMNSLVEGCPLDGGLPNLTPEALLEKFNQMPAEGLADTDCSDCH from the exons ATGGAAGCGGTGTTACGGAGCGCCCGGGCGGCGTTTGAG CTGCGTGGGAGCAGTGCTCCAGGAGTGCATGTCGTCATGGGAAATGAAGCTTGTGACCTGGACTCCATGGTCTCGgccattgcatttgcctacttCCTAACCAAG ACATCATTGAAACCAAAGACTGTCATTGTGCCCATCTTAAATATCCCACGATCGGAGTTTCCTTTACGTGGCGAGTGCACGTTCCTCCTCCGGGAAGGCCAGATTTCCGAAGAGCTGCTGACGTTTCGAGATGAGATTGATCTGCACAGCCTGCACAGGGAGGGACGACTGACGCTGACGCTGGTTGACCACAATGTTCTACCCAG AGGCGATGCAGTCCTGGAGAATGGGGTGACAGAAGTGATTGATCACCGCCCCCTAGAGCGACCCTGTTTCTCTGGCTGTGTAGTAACCTCTGAGCCTGTGGGCTCCTGCACAACCCTGGTGACGGAGCGCATCGTCCAAAGAGCACCTGACATTCTGGATAAGCAGCTCGCTTTTTTACTGCGCA GTACTATTGTGCTGGACTGCATCAACATGGCTCCCGCAGCAGGCAAAGTCACTCCAAAGGACTCTGAGTACGTTGCTCAGTTGGAATCCAGATTTCACCATCTCCCACCCAGAGCCACTATCTTTGATGCACTACAAAAAGccaagtttgacgtcagtg GGTTGACCACTGAGCAGATGCTGAGGAAGGATTTGAAAGTTGTGTTTGGCGGAGATCTTCGCTTGGCCATCAGTGCTGTCTACTTGACACTTGAG GACTTTCTGGCCCGTCCCTGTGTGAAGAAGGAATTGGAAGAATTCTGTCAGATGAAAGGCTACGATGTTCTGGTTACCATGACCATATCCTTCAATGAGGAGAAGGAGCCTTCCCGCCAGTTGGCCATCTACAGCCCTTGCAGCCATTTGAGGGAGCTG GTGAGCTGTGTATTGGAGAAGTCCGAGGCCCCGTCACTACAGCTGTTGCCAATGTACAGCCCCTCATCTGAGATCAGTGCCTACTCCCAGGGCAACAGGCTGGCTTCTCGCAAGAAGGTGCTTCCCATCATTGAGCGTTGGCTAAAGGCCTGGGAGACAGAGGGAGCAACAGGCATGCTGGAGTGCAGAGGCTGGGGCAACAGCAGCGATGCCAGCCGCACAGAGGACACCTGCCAGGATGAAGACTTGCCACTGCCTCCAACACCCATGAACAGCCTGGTGGAGGGTTGCCCACTGGATGGTGGCTTGCCCAATCTGACACCTGAGGCCCTTCTGGAGAAGTTCAACCAGATGCCTGCTGAAGGGCTGGCAGATACAGACTGCTCTGACTGCCATTAG